The following proteins are encoded in a genomic region of Thalassophryne amazonica chromosome 5, fThaAma1.1, whole genome shotgun sequence:
- the gas1a gene encoding growth arrest-specific protein 1a, whose translation MARGGASARRVCGAVCPLGCALLFFGLLSVASPSHGRRLICWQAILNCQAEHECHFAYEQYMHACRPVLKGERKTCPSHCISSLVQLNLTKNGAALEDCSCARDPLCVSTKRAIEPCLPRTTSTGCTEARHQCERDKQCLSAMEDYLTHCTKLFGGGICTNACRNVIANMRKIPKGEQLDTCVCDGSERTICEFVKNNMRTLCFDAPVQVEEGSASEDYDDDDDEDFVSERSRTESGAPLPRLHRVLAPLASILALLALF comes from the coding sequence ATGGCGCGCGGCGGCGCGTCGGCACGGCGCGTCTGCGGAGCCGTTTGTCCGCTCGGATGTGCGCTTCTCTTCTTCGGGTTGCTCTCCGTGGCCTCGCCGTCTCACGGCCGACGGCTGATTTGCTGGCAAGCCATACTGAACTGCCAGGCGGAGCACGAGTGCCACTTCGCGTACGAACAGTACATGCACGCGTGCCGGCCCGTCCTGAAAGGCGAGAGGAAGACGTGCCCGAGCCACTGTATCTCATCGCTCGTGCAGCTCAACTTGACAAAAAACGGAGCGGCGCTGGAGGACTGCAGCTGCGCTCGAGATCCGCTGTGCGTGAGCACCAAACGCGCCATCGAGCCGTGTCTGCCGCGCACCACCAGCACCGGGTGCACGGAGGCGCGGCACCAGTGCGAGAGAGACAAGCAGTGCCTCTCCGCCATGGAGGACTATTTAACGCACTGCACCAAACTTTTCGGCGGGGGGATCTGCACGAACGCCTGCAGGAACGTGATCGCCAACATGCGCAAAATACCCAAAGGCGAGCAGCTGGACACGTGCGTGTGCGACGGCAGCGAGAGGACCATCTGCGAGTTCGTGAAGAACAACATGAGGACGCTTTGCTTCGACGCGCCCGTCCAGGTGGAGGAGGGCAGCGCGTCCGAGGACTACGACGACGACGACGACGAGGACTTCGTCTCCGAGCGCAGCAGGACGGAGAGCGGAGCTCCTCTCCCGCGACTCCACCGCGTCTTGGCCCCGCTGGCATCCATTTTGGCTCTGTTGGCCCTCTTTTAA